The following DNA comes from Marinilabiliales bacterium.
AGACTGCGGTGGGACTGGCACGGCGCATGCTTGGCTCTTTTGAGAACAGCCTTAACAGGCTGGGGAAACAGTCGGTGCGCGAACTGATGCAGTTCAGGGGCATCGGTACTGCTAAAGCGGTTGCAATAGCTGCTGCCCTCGAACTCGGCCGGCGCCGGAGAGAGGAGCATGTGGAGGTTCGCCCTACCGTGAGTTCAAGCCGGGATGCCTATATGATCATGCAACCGATGGTTGGCGACATCGGACATGAGGAGTTCTGGATCCTGTTGCTGAACCGTTCAAACCGTCTTATAGAGACATTGCGTACCAGTCAGGGAGGCATATCAGGGACCGTTACCGACATCAGGATGATACTGAAGAATGCGATTCTCCATTCAGCATCATCACTGGTCCTTTGTCATAACCATCCCTCGGGCAACCTGAAGCCAAGCCGGGCCGACATGGAGATCACCAGGAAGATGAATGACGCTGCCCGGCTGATGGATATAAAAGTGCTCGACCATTTGATAATTGCTGACGGGAGTTACTTCAGCTTTGCCGACGAGGGGATCCTGAACAGCGGATAAGCTCCACGACAGGTTTAGCTACTCCGGATGCTAAAAAATTGACTTCGTCGATTTTGCATGCAAGTCTTGGATTTCATGGGATATTCATATGATGCAAAATTCATGTATATTTGAATTGCTAAAACGGTTGCTATGCTTATAAATCTTGGCGAAAACAATTCACTGCTCAGCCAGTTCATTGCTGAGGTACGTGATGAAAGGGTCCAGAAGGACAGGCTGCGCTTTCGCAGGAACCTGGAGAGGATAGGCGAGGTATTTGCCTACGAGATAAGTAAACAGATCCCTTATAAAAAGACTGATGTCCATACGCCGCTGGGAGTAGCCTGCATGAACCTGCCGGAAGAGAGTCCCGTACTTGCCACAATAATGCGTGCCGGTCTGCCTTTCCAGCAGGGCTTCCTGAACTATTTCGACAATTCCGGGAATGCATTCGTTTCGGCCTACCGCAAATACCATAAGGACGGAACCTTTGATATCAAGTTCGAGCATATGTCGTCGCCCGATCTTGACGGAAAGGTTTTAATACTTAGTGATCCTATGCTGGCCTCTGGCTCATCAATCGTGCTTGCCTACAAGGCGCTGCTTTCAAGGGGTATCCCCGGCCACACCCATATTGTGTCGATCATAGCCAGCCGCGAAGGGTTAGCCTATGTGAGGAAGCACCTGCCATCAAGAAAAATTACAATCTGGGTGGGAGCGGTTGATGATGAACTGACCGTGAAAGGCTATATCGTTCCGGGACTTGGTGATGCGGGAGATCTGGCGTTCGGCGATAAATCAGGGGATTAATGCTTTTCAGGTTCACCTGCCGGTAGTTTCCTTACACTACCCGGATCGTCACACTCTGCAAGAATTTCGGCGATGGGTTTATTCAAAACAGGGTGAATAAAAGAAGGGTTTACTTCGGCCAGCGGCTCGAGGGCGAAACGTCTATTGTGTAGTTCGGGGTGGGGAATTACCAGTCCGGGTTCACTGATTACCCTGTCATTGTAAAAGAGGATATCGATATCAATTGTCCTGGGGCCGTATTTGTTGCCGTCCCTTACTCTTCCAAGCTTTTGCTCGATGGCAGATATTGTCTGCATAAGCACATGGGGCTCAAGCCGTGTGTCGGTAACATGAAGACGGTTCAGGAAAGGGGTGTCGTCTTCAAAGCCCCATGGCTCGGTCTCCCAGACCGAGGAGCTTGCCGTGACCTTCCCGATCAGCAGGGCAATCTTTTCAGCGGCCATGTTAAGGTAACTGATCCTGTCACCCACATTTCCCCCTACCAAAAGGTAAATTCCTCCCATGCTCCAAATATACACCTGCCAGCTTAAAAATACAAATGCCGGGTGATTGATAAAAACAGTCTTCTGATTCATGCTATCAGCATAAGCTTTTGGACAGGTGATACTGCAGGCCCGGGACTGCAATTGGTAAAATGATCGATGGGAGGCACTCAAAGAAGGATACTGATTGAAAAATGATGAGAGCAAACATGATTCAAATGGTTTTTTTGTTATATTTTTATGCAATTGTAACTTACAGATACTGCCGGCGCAATTACCATGGGTTGTCGACACATTACAATAGGTTGCCGGGGCAATTACCATGGGTTGCCGGCACAAAGGAGTGTTTTACCGGCGCATATTGCGGTTGTTGACCGACCGTTAATTTTCTAATTTAACTCTTAACTTATGAAAAGCTTTTTTAAGTTTCTTCTGGCCTCAGTCCTCGGTGTTTTTATTGCACTTATGTTCATTTTTTTCATCTTCCTGGGGATAATAGGCGTAATGATCTCTTCGGCCGATAAGCCAGTTGAGGTCAGTTCAAACACGGTGCTTCACATGAAACTTGACCAGCCGGTTGTTGACAGGGCCTCAAAGAACCCCTTTGACGGGTTTGATTACCTCAATATGAGGCCTGTTTCGCGGACCGGACTATACGACATTCTCGAAAATATTGAAAAGGCGAAAAACGATGATAATATAGAGGGGATATTCATAGAGATATCATTCCCCCAGGCCGGCATATCAACTCTTGGCGAGATAAGGGATGCGCTGGAGGATTTCAGGGAGTCGGGCAAATTCATTCTTGCCTATGCCGACTACTATACCCAGGCCGCCTATTACCTTGCCTCGGTGGCCGACCATGTTTACATGACACCTACCGGGCAGGTGATGTGGGCCGGACTGCGTTCGGAGATAATGTTCTTCAAGGGGGCGCTGGAAAAACTGGGAATTGAGCCGCAGATCATCAGGCACGGTGAGTTCAAATCGGCTGTCGAGCCCTTCATGTACGACCGCATGAGCGATGAGAACAGGGAGCAGGTTAATACATACCTTTCGTCTATCTGGAATGTAATTCTTGAAGGTGTTTCCCGTACCAGGGAAATTCCTGTCGCCAGGCTTGACGAGATAGCCGATCGTGCGCTTGTCCGGAGTTCGGAAACTGCTTTGGAGCACGGACTTGTAGATGAACTGTTGTACAGGGACCAGGTGCTTTCCAGGCTCAGGGAGCTGGCCGGACTTGAGGAGGATGATGATATTAAGTCGGTTAGCATTGCACAGTATACCAGGGTACCAAAAAAACGCGAGGGCAGGGGACTGCCGCGTGAAAAGCTGGCAATAGTCTTTGCTGAAGGGGCCATTGGCCCCGGAGAGGGCTCTGAACTGTCGATAGGTTCGGTCAGGATCTCCAGGGCGCTGCGTGAGGCCAGAAAGGACACCACGGTAAAGGCGATAGTTTTCAGGGTCAATTCACCCGGCGGCAGCGCGCTTGACTCAGAGGTTATATGGAGGGAGGTTGAGCTGGCTGCAAACGAGAAGCCGGTAATAGTATCGATGGGTGATCTTGCCGCATCGGGAGGTTACTATATTGCCGCGCCGGCGACCAAAATTGTTGCGAATCCGCATACCATCACCGGATCGATAGGGGTATTCGGAATGCTGCCTGATGCCAGCGGATTTTTGAACGACAAGCTCGGTATTACCGTAGATGTTGCCAAGACCAATGAGTTTGCCGATATGGGGAGTCTATACCGTCCCCTCACACCCGGTGAGAGGGAGATACTGCAGCAGGGCGTGGAGGAAGTTTACCGGGTTTTCACGCAAAGGGTTGCAGAAGGCCGGGGGATCGATGCCGGCCGGGTTGACGAGATAGGGCAGGGCCGCGTATGGAGCGGCTATGATGCCAGGGAACTCGGACTGGTAGATGAGTTTGGGGGACTTACACGGGCGGTGGAGATAGCTGTTGAAGAGGCGGGCCTTGAGTATTACCGGGTTCTTTCACTTCCCACGCAGAAAGATCCTTTCGAGGAGCTGCTCAAAAACCTGGGCGGCTCTGTAATGATGAGGCTTGCCGGAGATTTGCCGGGATCAATGTCACGGCATATGGAGACATTGCGTACTGCTCTTGAACAACAGGGTATCCAGGCCCGGATGCCTTTCGACATGGTGGTGTACTGATAACAAAAGCCGCGGAGGCTTAAATATATAATGTATGCAATACCCGTTGCAACCTGCTTTGAAAGTTCTTCTTTCGCCGTTGTCGGCGATTTACGGTGCCGGAGTCCTTTTAAGGAATACCTTTTTCAAATGGGGTATCTTCAGGGGGCGCGAGTTTCCATTACCGGTAATTTCGGTGGGCAACATCACAGTGGGCGGAACCGGGAAGACGCCGCATGTTGAATACCTGGCTGCCCTTCTCAGGGACAAATTCAACGTGGCAGTCCTCAGCAGGGGATACAAGCGGAAGACAAGGGGATTTGCCGTGGTTTCCACTGAGTCGCATGTTGAAGAGGTGGGCGACGAACCTCTGCAGATCAAAAGGAAGTACCCCGATGTTACGGTGGCGGTAGACGGCAACAGGGTAAGGGGTATTCAAAAGCTGTGCCGGTGCAAAGGCAGGATCCAGGCAGTGCTGCTTGATGATGCGTTTCAGCACAGGTGGGTCAGGCCGGGCATTTCGGTTCTGCTGACAGATTACAGCCGGCCACTGAAGGATGATATGCTGCTTCCCGCCGGCAGCCTGCGCGAGTTCGTGAGTGCGAAGGAACGTGCCACAACGGTTATCGTTACCAAATGCCCCCCTGACATAAAGCCGATAGAGAGACGGATCATAATGACCGATCTGAAACTTTTCCCGTGGCAGTCTCTCTTTTTTACAACCTTTTCATATGGCGATCCCCGGCCGGTATTCAGCGAGACCGTACCCTTCCCCGAAAGGGAAATAATAAGGTCAGAAAAGTACGGCATTCTGATGGTTACCGGGATAGTTTCGCCGCGGCCACTCAGGAAGCATCTCAGGAGCATCTCACCAAGAATTCGCCAGTTGAGGTTCCCGGACCACCACAGGTTTGGCAGAAAGGATGTAGCCCGGATAAAGGATGCGTGGAATTCGCCCGGGGAAAACCTCAGGATGCTGATAACCACAGAAAAAGATGCGGCAAGGCTGAGACAGACAACCGGACTGGATGATGAACTGAAAAGAAATATGTATTATATCCCTGTTAGCGTGAAGTTTATAGATGGTTGCGGGGAGTCTTTTAACAAAAAAATCATTGACTATGTTGGAAAAAATAAACGAGACCATATCCTTTGTTAAGGATAAAGCGCCTTATGAACCGGAAATAGGGATTATCCTGGGGACCGGGCTCGGGGGACTTGTACATGAGATAGACATGCTTCATAAGCTTGATTATGAGGATATTCCGCATTTTCCGGTGTCGACAGTCGAAGGCCACAAAGGGAGGCTCATTTTCGGTATGCTGGCAGGGAAGAAGGTGGTAGCAATGCAGGGCCGCTTTCACTATTATGAAGGCTATACAATGGAGGAGGTCACCTATCCTGTGCGGGTGCTGAAGTACTTGGGTATCAAGACGCTGATGGTCTCGAATGCGAGCGGGGGGGTGAACCC
Coding sequences within:
- the radC gene encoding DNA repair protein RadC, translating into MDERKKISIRDWAEGDRPREKLLAGGSALLSDAELIALLIGSGNREETAVGLARRMLGSFENSLNRLGKQSVRELMQFRGIGTAKAVAIAAALELGRRRREEHVEVRPTVSSSRDAYMIMQPMVGDIGHEEFWILLLNRSNRLIETLRTSQGGISGTVTDIRMILKNAILHSASSLVLCHNHPSGNLKPSRADMEITRKMNDAARLMDIKVLDHLIIADGSYFSFADEGILNSG
- a CDS encoding uracil phosphoribosyltransferase, whose amino-acid sequence is MLINLGENNSLLSQFIAEVRDERVQKDRLRFRRNLERIGEVFAYEISKQIPYKKTDVHTPLGVACMNLPEESPVLATIMRAGLPFQQGFLNYFDNSGNAFVSAYRKYHKDGTFDIKFEHMSSPDLDGKVLILSDPMLASGSSIVLAYKALLSRGIPGHTHIVSIIASREGLAYVRKHLPSRKITIWVGAVDDELTVKGYIVPGLGDAGDLAFGDKSGD
- the folK gene encoding 2-amino-4-hydroxy-6-hydroxymethyldihydropteridine diphosphokinase, which produces MGGIYLLVGGNVGDRISYLNMAAEKIALLIGKVTASSSVWETEPWGFEDDTPFLNRLHVTDTRLEPHVLMQTISAIEQKLGRVRDGNKYGPRTIDIDILFYNDRVISEPGLVIPHPELHNRRFALEPLAEVNPSFIHPVLNKPIAEILAECDDPGSVRKLPAGEPEKH
- the sppA gene encoding signal peptide peptidase SppA, with the protein product MKSFFKFLLASVLGVFIALMFIFFIFLGIIGVMISSADKPVEVSSNTVLHMKLDQPVVDRASKNPFDGFDYLNMRPVSRTGLYDILENIEKAKNDDNIEGIFIEISFPQAGISTLGEIRDALEDFRESGKFILAYADYYTQAAYYLASVADHVYMTPTGQVMWAGLRSEIMFFKGALEKLGIEPQIIRHGEFKSAVEPFMYDRMSDENREQVNTYLSSIWNVILEGVSRTREIPVARLDEIADRALVRSSETALEHGLVDELLYRDQVLSRLRELAGLEEDDDIKSVSIAQYTRVPKKREGRGLPREKLAIVFAEGAIGPGEGSELSIGSVRISRALREARKDTTVKAIVFRVNSPGGSALDSEVIWREVELAANEKPVIVSMGDLAASGGYYIAAPATKIVANPHTITGSIGVFGMLPDASGFLNDKLGITVDVAKTNEFADMGSLYRPLTPGEREILQQGVEEVYRVFTQRVAEGRGIDAGRVDEIGQGRVWSGYDARELGLVDEFGGLTRAVEIAVEEAGLEYYRVLSLPTQKDPFEELLKNLGGSVMMRLAGDLPGSMSRHMETLRTALEQQGIQARMPFDMVVY
- the lpxK gene encoding tetraacyldisaccharide 4'-kinase, giving the protein MQYPLQPALKVLLSPLSAIYGAGVLLRNTFFKWGIFRGREFPLPVISVGNITVGGTGKTPHVEYLAALLRDKFNVAVLSRGYKRKTRGFAVVSTESHVEEVGDEPLQIKRKYPDVTVAVDGNRVRGIQKLCRCKGRIQAVLLDDAFQHRWVRPGISVLLTDYSRPLKDDMLLPAGSLREFVSAKERATTVIVTKCPPDIKPIERRIIMTDLKLFPWQSLFFTTFSYGDPRPVFSETVPFPEREIIRSEKYGILMVTGIVSPRPLRKHLRSISPRIRQLRFPDHHRFGRKDVARIKDAWNSPGENLRMLITTEKDAARLRQTTGLDDELKRNMYYIPVSVKFIDGCGESFNKKIIDYVGKNKRDHILC